From Sardina pilchardus chromosome 9, fSarPil1.1, whole genome shotgun sequence, a single genomic window includes:
- the lrrn1 gene encoding leucine-rich repeat neuronal protein 1, translating into MARGTFNLSGLGWVCCVLLLTPFGLSSVQGTECPQLCVCEIRPWFTPQSTYREAITVDCNDLRLTRIPGNLSSDTQVLLLQSNYISRTSEELEQLYNLTELDLSQNNFSNIRDVGLTNMSQLTTLHLEENQIVEMPDFCLQDLTNLQELYINHNQITTISPSAFSGLHNLLRLHLNSNKLKAIDNRWFESTPNLEILMIGENPVIGILDMNFKPLVNLRSLVLAGMDLTDVPGNAFVGLGNLESLSFYDNKLVRVPQNALQKLPNLKFLDLNKNPVHKIQEGDFKNMLRLKELGINNMAELVSIDRYALDYLPELTKLEATNNPKFSYVNRQAFRDVPSLESLMLNNNALNSLYQATVESLPNLREISIHSNPLRCDCVIQWMISNKTSIRFMEPLSMFCAMPPEFRGQHVREVLLHDSPEQCLPMMSHDTFPNHLNLDIGMTVDLDCRAMAEPEPEIYWVTPLGNKVMMDTVSEKYRLSNQGTLRISNIQVEDSGHYTCVAQNVEGKDTRVTALRVNGTLIDSTQLMKIYVKHTESHSILVSWKVNSNVMTSNLKWSSATMKIDNPHITYTAKVPVDVHEYNLTHLQPATEYEVCLSVSNIHQQTQKSCVNVTTKHATFAVQISDQGTNTALAAVMGTMFAIISLASIAVYIAKRWKRKNYHHSLKKYMQKTSSIPLNELYPPLINLWDADNDKDKDGSSENKPTQVDTTRSYYMW; encoded by the coding sequence ATGGCTAGAGGGACTTTCAACCTGTCTGGACTGGGCTGGGTTtgctgtgtgttgctgctgACGCCGTTTGGACTGTCCTCTGTCCAGGGTACAGAGTGtcctcaactgtgtgtgtgcgaaatcCGCCCTTGGTTCACCCCGCAGTCCACCTACCGAGAAGCCATCACCGTCGACTGCAATGACCTTCGGCTGACTCGGATCCCTGGCAACCTGTCCAGCGACACACAAGTGCTCCTGCTGCAGAGCAACTACATCTCCCGGACCAGTGAGGAGCTGGAGCAGCTCTACAACCTGACCGAGCTGGACCTCTCCCAGAACAACTTCAGCAACATCCGGGACGTGGGCCTCACCAACATGTCCCAGCTCACCACACTCCACCTGGAGGAGAACCAGATCGTGGAGATGCCCGATTTCTGCCTGCAGGACCTGACGAACCTGCAAGAGCTCTACATCAACCACAACCAGATCACCACCATCTCGCCAAGCGCTTTCTCAGGGCTGCACAACCTGCTTAGGCTCCATCTCAACTCCAATAAGCTCAAGGCCATCGACAATCGCTGGTTTGAGTCCACACCCAACCTGGAAATCCTGATGATTGGAGAGAATCCAGTCATTGGCATTCTGGATATGAACTTTAAGCCCCTTGTTAACTTGCGGAGCTTGGTGCTTGCGGGAATGGATTTGACGGATGTTCCAGGAAATGCCTTTGTTGGCCTGGGAAACTTGGAAAGTCTTTCATTTTATGACAATAAGCTTGTCAGGGTACCTCAAAATGCCCTTCAGAAACTCCCCAatttgaagtttttggacttaAATAAAAATCCTGTCCACAAAATCCAAGAGGGGGATTTCAAGAACATGCTGAGGCTGAAGGAGCTTGGTATAAACAACATGGCTGAGCTGGTGTCCATCGACCGCTATGCTTTGGATTATCTCCCAGAGCTGACCAAACTCGAGGCCACCAACAATCCAAAATTTTCTTATGTGAACCGCCAGGCTTTCCGTGATGTCCCTTCACTGGAGAGCCTCATGCTGAACAACAACGCCCTCAACTCCCTCTACCAGGCGACTGTGGAGTCCCTCCCCAACCTACGAGAGATCAGCATCCATAGCAACCCTCTGCGCTGTGACTGCGTCATTCAGTGGATGATCTCCAACAAGACGAGCATCCGCTTCATGGAGCCCCTGTCCATGTTCTGCGCCATGCCCCCGGAGTTCCGCGGTCAACATGTCAGAGAAGTGCTGCTGCACGACTCTCCTGAACAGTGCCTGCCCATGATGTCCCATGACACCTTCCCCAACCACCTCAACCTGGACATCGGCATGACCGTGGATCTGGACTGCCGTGCCATGGCCGAACCCGAACCGGAGATCTACTGGGTCACGCCACTGGGCAACAAGGTGATGATGGACACCGTGTCCGAGAAGTACCGCCTCAGCAATCAGGGGACCCTGCGCATCTCCAACATCCAGGTGGAGGACTCTGGCCATTACACTTGTGTAGCCCAGAACGTGGAAGGTAAGGACACGCGAGTGACTGCACTCCGTGTCAATGGCACTCTGATAGACAGCACACAGCTCATGAAGATCTACGTCAAACACACCGAGTCCCACTCCATCCTGGTGTCCTGGAAGGTCAACTCGAACGTCATGACGTCCAACCTTAAGTGGTCGTCGGCCACCATGAAAATCGACAACCCCCACATCACCTACACCGCCAAGGTTCCTGTGGATGTGCACGAGTACAACCTGACTCACCTGCAGCCCGCGACCGAGTACGaagtctgcctgtctgtctccaaCATCCACCAGCAGACGCAGAAGTCCTGCGTCAACGTCACCACCAAGCACGCCACGTTCGCAGTGCAGATCTCTGACCAGGGCACCAACACTGCTCTGGCGGCCGTCATGGGCACCATGTTCGCCATCATCAGCCTGGCCTCCATCGCTGTATATATCGCCAAGAGGTGGAAGAGGAAGAACTACCACCACTCCCTGAAAAAATACATGCAGAAGACATCTTCGATCCCCCTGAATGAGTTGTACCCTCCCCTAATCAACTTGTGGGATGCCGACAATGACAAGGACAAGGATGGATCTTCAGAGAACAAGCCCACCCAGGTTGACACAACAAGAAGCTATTACATGTGGTGA